TAAATGTAACCTTTGCTCACAGAAACTTCTCTTTACTTTACCTTTTTCGGTGTCTCTGGAGGAGCGGCTATAGGAGGAGGTGATCCCCGACAGGCTGTTGGGCCTGTGGAGGGAACTGGAGCTGGAGGACAGAGTGGAACTGGAGTAGGACGGGGTGGAGGCAGTGCTGGCTGGGGAAATggcggaggtggaggaggacgaTAAGGACCGGTAACGctggaagagagaggaagagagagagagagaaacgacAGGTAAGAGCGATGATGGAGGCAAATATTTCGAGGTGTGAATTATGGCACTTTCGATTTTTATTCGGGATTCTGAATATCTGAGGTCATGGGGCTCTGGAAATCGGAttgggggagagagggagaaagagagaaaagaaccTCTTCAAAGCTGCGGTACTTTGACCGGTAGTCGTCCTCCTTGgtctctgtctccttcttctcctcctgctgcttctctttGTCCTGCTTCTCtcgctcctccttctcctcctcgcGGGTCTTGATGGGGCGACTCCGCCCGATCGTTTTCTCGGCCTCCTGCAGGTCGGTCAGAGTCACGCCctggaagagagaggagagagagaatatttAGCCTTGTGATGTGGAGACCGTTGCTGGGTATGAGTTTTATGATTCATAACGTCACAACAGCCGAATCACCGTCGGCTTGTAAAACGAGCAGCTATTTGTAATAACGGAGACGCTAAGTGCTGCCAGTGTACACAAAGAGCACAGGCTCGAAACAACATTATAACAAACGTTTACTACGCGGTCTCACGTCTCTATAAAAGCACAAGCAGCTGTGGCTGCCGATGACAAGACACCGGCTCTGTCGACTCTGTGTAAAAgacttttgacatttaaaagacGAACCTGAGTGGACCTCCTCGACTGTCGGGCCTGTCTGGAGCGAGCTTTCCTCTGGGACTCGGACTCCTCGTCTCGCACTGGCGTCAGGTATGACCTGAcgtaaaacacacagaaaaaaatcaagGTTTAATACTAAAGAACactgttttctttaataaataCTGTTAAAAGGCCTGGTAAATAAACAGTGTTAGTGCTCATTATTGACGTTTTctcagctttttttccccctcctctttcACCTCCCGCATCTTTCCCTACAAGTCGACACTTTGTCGCTCATCTTGTTGCTAAATCCGTCCTCTTTCACTCAGTGTGATTTCTGTTGCCGTCAGACATGCGTTGTTTTGACAGCGCCACCTCAAGTGCGCTGATGTCGAGCCTTTCTTCTTCGCACATTAATGCAGAGTGtgatttaaactgtgttttttttcctcgttATTTTTCAGGGTAggttaacaaaaacacacacatctactcTACAAAGCCTATTTTACAGGTTATATGCATCGTTTTAAGAGGTGTGGGACATTAGGtaagtacaacacacacattctgcaagaaaaagcacatttaatgGGTAGGTTTTATTACAATTGTGGTTTTTAAGGTGGCACTGGTTAGCCTAATTTTCCTGCAGTAAAGAGAATGTGCTTGAAGCTGAATATGTCTGCATTAAATAAACTATTATTACACTGTACCCGTTGTAACTCAACTGTGATTTTATACATGTTTGTTCTTTGGTATAATTAAGGCTCTAGACTTGATTCCGTCATGTTCCATATTACCCATAATGCCCCAGGAGCTCAACTGGAGACTGCAAAGCAGTAAGAAATGATCTGTTGCTGTTGGCGTCTAATCTTAACCACTGTTGCAACGTCTCTCTCCTTGTTTTTGGATGTAAATCAGGTTCTGTTGATTGTGGTTAAACGTCTACTTTGTTAAGTGGAGAaggatttaaatgaataatttagTTAAGTTACATTCAAATCGATCATAGAGGACTTAAGTTATGTTGTGATTGAAATCTCTACGTTTAAGGAGCTTTTAAGGAGATTTCTTTGAAGTCAATCGGTTCATCCTTGTCCGTGTCCAGCAGAGTGGAGCTGTGGCCTTGAGGAGGAGAATGTGCAGCTTCTGTCCACCTTCCTTATAAGGAGAAGTCGCTGGAGCAGCCCCACAGCAGTGGCCCCCACTCGCACCGTGACAGGTGGCTTATTTCAGCACAGTAACaggaagtgcacacacacacgctcctactcccacagacagacgcacaacAACTCTTCCCACTCTGCACTTGTGTGTGCAAAGCTGGagatatcacacacacagacacacattcacacacagagacagagacacacacacacacacagagacagagacacacaaacacacaccctttTCTCAAACACAGTAAACGTGTCCGGATTAATGTTTGAGTGACGGAGGCTTTTTAGGTTAAAGCTCTTTTCTTTAAACTGCttacataaatattacattcaAATATCTGgacttcatcatttcatttacataaaataataacaaacaaagtCAATAAATATAGAAAGTAAACATTGTAGTCGCCACTATAAACATACACCATATTTACAGCTACAAACAACATTttacataataaaaatgatcattaaAGTCTTGAGCCGACTTCTAAGAGGGAGTGTGTCACATTTCCTGAGAACCACTTCACCATGAAGCAGCCTTTTCTGGCTGtaaaactgcagtttgtgtTCACCGTTCACTccctcacaccaaagcccatagagaaaagtgACAATTttagcacagacacagacgctgcTGGGCTACCGCCATCTCATTGGGTACGTTTTTTTGTCACTAAtttgttcaaaaataaataccaaaaaAGGCATTTCAAACActgcggtttacaaacttcagtttctggcCAGGAAAAGTATATTCAAAACATTTTAGACTTAAGCAGACATAGATTTCATTAGGCGACCCTTATGTTAGGTGGCTGAAATAAAGTTTTTCCTtatgtccctgctggcagccattttattagtttttatcaACCAGCTCCCTCAGATATAATGTGAAGTAAAATGCAATTAATGGGCTAATTTGTGTGGTTGGGGTCGGGAGTGTGTGATGGTAAAGATGTGGGCGCGTTACCTTCGTCTTTCAGACGTGGGGACAGTGCCAGCGGTGGTGGTAGTGGTAGATATGCCGGTGGTGGTAGTGGTAGACGTGGTGGTCGTGGTAGAGCCAGTGTTCATAGTTGGGATAACGGCAGCAgactccttctccttctccctctctgctctctcctctgaCCAGTACCTGATTTTAGAGTAGTGGTTTCTTTTTAGTCAAAGAATATCTGCTAGTAGCAGGTTGAGAGGTCACAGATTgttgaatgaaaaaaatataagaataaataaaggcAGAATAAATGCTGCCGTTCCCGTTACCTGCTGGTGAGACTGGTGGAGCCAGTGCGTGTGGaggaggagcccaggctggagAGCAGGCCGCGGTGGCCTGTGGGCGAGGTAACGGATGACGAGGTGGTGGTGGTCGTGGAGGAGGACGTGGTCGAGGAGCTCAGGTCCTCGTGTCTTCTGCCAAAAGAGCCGCTGCGTGATTTTGGTCAAGAGAGAGCATAAAGTGAGACGAGACAGAGCGCGGTTCAAGTAGAGGCCCGGAGATAAAAATACGACTAACAAATCAACTCTGAAACCGTTGTGGTTAATGATAATTAACTCTAAATTATGTGAAGATTGAATACTTTTAAACATCTTTTAACTtcgactgtgtgtttttacacatcCAAGAGTctatttaatattaaattatGCAATCGTGTGACAAAGTCTGAAGTTATTCATGGAGTTGGGTTTAGTTTAATTGTCATTATTAGTAAATATCATTGTATACAAGATTAAGGTGCCTTCACAGTATAAGCATATAAAACCAGAGTTTAAAAAGAGTTTTGCATAGATTAAAAACCCTTGCAATAATAGGCCCAAGATTCTGGAACTCCGAACCTGAAGAAATAGTAAGTGTATATCTGTCTCAAATTTAGCATTAATCCTTAAATGACTGCATTTTcaagcttgttttaatgttaattaaGCAGTCGTCTGTAACAAGTGCTTTTTAAATTAAGCCAGATGTTATCTCTGAGTGTATTAACCTACTGAGGAATCTCTTCAAACCTACAGGCAATCGATTAAGatgaacccaaaaaaaaaaaaaaaggacacgtATGCAGagcgtggacacacacacacacacacacacaaagagacagatgACAGGTGGGTATGGAGACGTTGAGCGTCAACCCCCCCCCGGGTGAGACGGGTGGTGTACCTGCGGTAAATGCTGTAAGACTGGTAGTAGGAGGTGGGCGGCTGCCAGGGTTTAGTATTACAGGCGTTAGGGTCCAAGCTGGAGGTGGACGAAGACTTGGCCGGCACGTCCCGCGTGCTGCCGCTCCGCCCTAGCGCTAGTGTATGGGACGTGCTGGTGTGGCGTTGGcaggtgggtgggtgggtggggagCGAGAGAGGCATGTTAGCGGTGCgggcgcacacacatacacagacagataaAAGAACAGAGGAACGTGTATATATTTACGACAAGCTTTGACAAACTACTGATGCGTTCATGTCACATGGGAAGTGGCTGCTGTTTTGGGTTTTTATAGGTTATTGTTACGACAACCACCTTAGTTTATGCtgtcattttctatttttacgatctcagagctgcaactaaggattaatTTTATAATCGACAAGTCTGTCCATTCTTTTCACGATGGATCGAGTAATCGATAAATCAATATCAATCGATAAAATGTCAAAAGCATCAAACAAAAGTTGatgttttaatggtttctttgtcaATTGGAACAAAGTAACGAAAtaatttactcacatttaagaagctgagacaatcagaaatcttgttttaatcatgaaaaaaagcttcaaacctaTTCAATGATtaagtcattgtttcagctctactcgaaacacttgtttgtttagtttcagAGACCTGTTACTATCGAGGAAACACGGTGGtgaaaagaagaacaaagtAACTCAGAAACTGCTCAGTTTttgcccccccaaaaaaatgcaGCTCTGGagttttgaaacaaaaacagaagcagcTGCATTTTAAGACTTTACAGTTTTTAGACGCAACACAATGTCTAGTTTAATGCAGACAGCAGCTGGAGCTCCAGTTAGCATCCTGCCCCCGACGTCACCACAAAGACTTGAAGAGCACTCGATCCATTTAGACTGAACAAACACTCTCGATAAGCAGCATAGAGCTATAAATGCCACTGAAGTCAGATTTAAAGACGTAATTTTAAGGCCTGATACACCATATTGGTGATTTTCCCATATGACATGAATGCAGCGCACGAGTCCAAGTCTAGGTTTCTGTGCCATGAAACCATGACAGGACAAGTACAGTCATGCAACACACTCACATGACAGTGATAGAaacaaatgataataataaaaagccgCATTGCGATGctttctcagcagcagctgtgcaaTAAAGCATGAACATAAATATCGCTAATGACAGAATGCAAGCACAGTGTACTGTGTTTGTCTACATTGTcgtgacgacgatgatgatgatgaacacatCAGATCAGACGTGAGGAGCAGAGGGGATCTGATGACGGGTTTCGTTTAGCCGCGATTTCGGGGCTAACCTGCGCTGATAGCTGGAGGTCCGGTTGGTGGAGGCGCTTCCTTCGCTGTTGTTCTTCAGGTCGTCGTCCCAGCGCCGCCGGGTGTAGGAGCCGCTGCGTATCAGAGAAGTAGAGTCCCTGTGGAAGCACAAGGTACAATAGTACGCCGGGCTTCgccacacacactttctcattTACCTGggattttgggggaaaaaattaTGGCGCGTTTCGACTGAAATTACCCGGGGAAGTAAGTGGAGAAAAGGGGGCTGTGCACTGTACTTTAAAACTAGCCTGCTTTAGatcagactaacacaataattccaTTAATCCTAACATCAGTGTAAATGCGCTGACGAAGAAGGGAGACATGTTTGCAACTCATCTAGCTTTCTTCCAATTACTGCTCCTTTGTGTGTAAAATAtggcaaaagcaaacaaaaagcgGTTGCTCAGGgtgacatacacacaccctGCAATACACAGCAGTGGGCAGCAGGGGCCGCTCATGCGTGAACACACAGAGCCACTCTGACCTGTTTTCCTTCTCGTCGATGTCTGAAGTACTCGCCAGTCTCCTGGGGACGTTGGGGGTCACGTAGGCGAGTCGTGTACTCTTGTCCTTTTCCTGTAGGTGGAGGATCAAACGGGTGATCTGTgttacattcatttatattttttctgcagatgtttcaagatgatttcacacaaaaaaaaccctcacggACCTTTTCTTTGTCCTTGTTGTCCAGGGTGGAGGAGAGGCGAGGGCTGGAGGCCGAGCGCATCACGCCCGTCGTGTCCTTCTCCCGCTGAGCCTCCTTCGTGGCCGTGATCTCCGCCAGCGCCCCGTAGCTGCCGGTCTTCCTCAGACCCAGGCGCCAGGAGGCCGGCGACTCGTCCTTCCGCTCCTCCTCCACTTTAGTGGAAACCTTTCCAGCAGGCTGAATGACCTGGAAGGGACACAAGGGCAGGGATTAAAGAAGACGTATGTATTTACAATTATAAaatatgttggtttttttgttatagtagtagtaataacaGTTTGGTTGTCAAAGGGCTGCAAATTCTCAAGATTATTGGTCATTTTAAAAGGAAGGACATGCTGGTTAAAAGGAATAATGACATCCAGATTTAATTTAAGAATATATTGGGAGGCTGGGAATCAGGAACTGGAACTGGAGTAGAATTAGAAGCCAGTGTGTGCCAGGAACCAGTTACCCATGAGAAAACTGAGAATTTTCCTCAAAGATATTTTGTTTTGAGTCTGCAAGGACAAggacttttattctttttaactCGACTCAATTcttgaaaaacacactttttaattgtcaaatatttgacagaattgATCATCTTAAACAAAGAGTCAAAGCTCGTTCAACTGGTCGGGATTTCGGCGTCACATTTTTGGCCACAAAGAGcaagcaacataaaaaaaaaaacccacagaagccacacagacacacggtgAAAGCACGACGAGGACGGTGCATTTAGGTGCAAACACGATGTCGGGTCGATGAGTGAAAGTCAGCGATAACTGGATCATCAAGCCCGGGGACAATTAGGGGAGTGTTAAAACAACCTTGTGTgtgagatgggggggggggggggcgggggggttgaACAACTGTGCTTCACACACACCGATGCCTCACCATGGGTTTTTTGGGCAATAGAGAAATGCCAGTTTTGCGCAAGCCTTGTCGCCACAATGCAGGACAGCCCGGCTCCGCCACAGGCATGAGGGGAGTAATATATTCAGACTAAAGCCAACCAAGACAAGAGCccagagaggggaggggaggggaggaaggggaggCCGGGAGAATGACAAGAggtaaagacaaagaaaaaaaaaaagccagaataagacagaagcagcagcagcaaaagaaAACGCACTTTACAGCAaggaaagattttttttatttttttaaagccctaGTCACACAGCACAATGCTTACTGCCAAACCAGcaagggtggtggtggggttAACAAACATCTGGTAGTGTCAAAACCTGGTTAATGTTTTGCACACTCTTGTTAGACAGGAGACATTGTGATGTGCGAAAAGctaggctttaaaaaaaataaaaatgtaaaaaataaaaaagagaacagagcagaacagaaaAGGTCATTGCAAGAGAAGAGAATAAAGAGAAAATGATAAAGTCTGTTGACAGAAGGATAGTGAGTGCTAGAGGGTgccaatttcaaaataagatgcATTGATGAGGTTTCTAATGAAGTCTCATTTGATTACatgttaaatataatattaacgTCCCTAACTTTCGGTGTGGACTCGGCTTTTAGGTCAGGTTGTTTTGCACCAGTTACTATAtagttaaatgtgttatttttagcCAAAAGTCATCAAATTTGTACtttctgataaataaataataataataataataataatgacaataataataaggtgAAGACTAATGAGGCcaagaaagagagaaattaGGACACAAATTTAGCTAAATTGACTAAATTAAACTGATAAATCCCACCTCAGAGTATTTACAACCTAGTGTATAATATTTTAGCAAATTTAAGATGATTTAAGGCCTAAATTTCATATtacatattaacatttttaatgttatgCCTCCATTTTGCCAGCAGAGGGTAGCAGACTCAAgcgagagaaaagaaacaactaCCACCCCACATGTACTGTACCTACTCATCCTGAAGAGACGgactaataaaaataacaaaactgaTAGATGTTGGTGGATTTTcttggtttgtgtatgaaaggAAACGTTCCTCAGCAGCTTCGCGTAGCATACGAGGCGTTCAAGTGTCTGCCAATCGGAGGAGTGAAAACTGCCGTTGTTTTTATACCACATCATACCTTCTTCACCGGCGACGTGGGTGTCGGCACCTGGTTGGTCTGGATCGTTGGCGATGTCGCGGTGATGCTGGTCGGAACGGGCGTTGTGCTGTTGCTTACCGACGCTGAGGGTTTGCTTTTGTCTGTGGcggtaaaacaacaaaacaaattacgAGTTACCACTGATGACCAGTGAAGTGTCACACTATTTATGTACTTGGGTTAGGGCGTTCTTAAGATGATACAACCACAAAAAATGGTTTCGCGGGGTCATCACGACCCTTGACCGATAAATTCCAATCAGGTCGTCCTTCGGTCCAAGTGaatgtgctgctgcttttaattctgcctctgtttggtcttcgaGTACGCCGTGTTCTTTATCCATCCAGCAAAACTGTCAGACCCCAACTGAGGGAGCGTCCGTTTGTGTACAGCAGTAGCACAGACGTGGGTGGGTGGGAAGAAGGGTTTACGCCATGAAACTGTTGAACTActgggtttttttgagcagcagaattcactcaTGCAGGCGTCccactttactagcgcaatgttgctaTTGCCTCCACCCGtctttgtgtgaactcatttcacAATGGATTGAATAATAGCAGATATTTgtctacatttaaatgttacaaactaGAGTTTTATGAAATTTGACCATCGAGGCCAGCAtaacttcttctccttcttctggcTTCTCcttttaggggtcgccacatgCCTCCATTTTGCCCTCTCCCTTGCGTCCTCTTCTGGAACACAGACttgtccttgtgtcctcctgCCCCAGCAGCAGAGCTCCGTCTTCAACATCCTTTATCCAATATATAACCTCAATcctctcctctgcacgtgaccaaaccatctcaaccctGTCTCCCTTatctccaaaccgttcaacctgagaTGCCCCTcaaaatatgctcatttctaatcacGTCCATCCTGGTCAACCCCCAACGAAAAATCTCagcattttcacatttcttAAATGAAAAGTTATAGTTAAAGTTATCTTCTCCTAGTACACTGTGCACACATTACAGTAAATCAGGATTTTTACGAGTGGCGATGACGAGCAAAGTCCCTTTCGCTTTGGGGACATGATTTAGCGACACTACGCACAGTACCTGCTTCAGTCTCCGACTCGgaatcctcttcctcctcttcctcgctggAGCAGCTCGATTCGTCCCTCttcccttcctcttcttcatccacCTTCTCCGGCTCCAGGGTCTCGATGCGCGGGGCCGTCTTCTCCGGCTCCAGGAGCAGCGTTTCTTTGCTGCAACACAGAAAAGACCATTGCCGTTTGTAGACAGAGGACAGTCGCGCAAATTATTGGAAAGAAAGGGGGcgtaaaaacaatttttttttacctcttgaGCGGCTTCAGTGATTGGTTGTTATCCCCAGTGGTTGTTGTTTCAATCAAAGGAGATTTCTTAACGTCTTTCTTCTCACTCAAGAGCTGGAAAAACAGAACCTCAGGCTTTCatggcaattttttttaaatgaaaaagccGATAAGCAAACATGACTCACCAGATTCTGTTTCTTCTGCAGTTCCTCTAAATATCCCAGCACGTCTTCGTCTGATACGTCGAAGGCCGTCTGGCCCTGcgggggagagagcgagagagagaacattAAAATACAAGTTGTGTAAAACGAGTAACTGCACGGCAATTTGAAAATACCGACCATTTTATTCATGACGTCCATGTCGCATAGATGCTCCACCAGTATCCGACATGCCTCCTCTTTGCCCCAGTGTGCTGCTGCATGTAGTGGAGTCCAGCCGTCATAGTCCTTAATATTTACATCATACCCTGCTTGGATTAAAAGCCTACACAgtgaggaaagagaggaaaacaatggGGTTTTTGTTAGAGTTAcgacattttctcacatttcttaACTTGTGTTTTAAAGGTGTTTCGGCTTTCATAAGTGAGTCAAAAAAACATCGTTGGCGTCTCCAAGCACAGCTGGATGTGGCTGAGACAATTTAAAGCCTTAATATTTCAGCCTATAAATCTGCGTCCTCGAGTGGCGGAGGCTGCGTTAGATCAGCGCGACGGAGACAACGTCGGAACAACGGGACTCTTGACGAGACGCAGAGACGGGAGACATGTTTGTATtcggcggagagagagagaaattccTGATGCTCGACCTCGGCCGCAATCTCGACTTTAAACAGTATTTATATAATGTAAAAGTTAGAGGCTGAGCTTTATGTAACAGGCTGTAAACTGTGTTGGTCTGAGCTCCAGCAGGGACACTGTGAAATGAGGTCTGCTGTTGGTGGTGGATTTTCAAACAGGGATGTACAGGGTAAGGATGAGCTGACACAGTATCAGTATTGTGCTGATAAGTGGCCAAAATAATGGGAcaggatgtactgtatgtatcatAAATGCTTATACATGGGGAACATGATGTAAAGAGAGAGTGTCATGTGAAAACGATGTGAGGGAGAGCTTCAGATGTTCGAGGTCGACCGATATGGGTTTTCTACAACTGATATTTGTTTGGCCTATATACTTGGACTATTTTCTTTCTGGGAGAGGATGGGATAAACTAAAATATAATCGTGTTAGACAAGACAAATGGTCCAAGTCGGTTCCAAACATTATTTGCCAGAAACACActctttttacaattttttacGGATGCTCGTTACAGCTCCAACTTAAACTTTACGCCACCTGTTTGAAATAATACTGAATTTCAAACTAAAAAGTAACAGCCCTAAGTTGGAGCATTACGTTTCTGTTATGACTACGTAGTAAACGGATCAAGACAAATGTCTTATTCATAGCGAAAAGCTTGTAATATTGGCATCATATCGGACACCTAAATTCCCCAGCTCAAAAAGCTATTGTCTTCTATGCAAACATTTAATATCTTTAAGTTCTTATTCCTGCAATTGAATACAGAGTAGTGAACATTAAACGTGAAAAATTACACCACAAAATCAAATTGCATATTGAAAATCTTTAAGAAACACAACTACAGCTATGGTTCAGCCCTACAAGTGCTTACTTTAAAACCTCAACGTATCCCTTGGCAGCGGCTACGTGGAGCGCCGTTCCTCCGGACTTGGCGTGCCGGACGTCCTGAATCTGGCCGCTGTTGAGCCACTGCCGGGCGTCCCGCAGCATGATCCGCTCCTCCTCTTTCCGGGCCGCCTCGATATCCACCCCTAACATTGGAGACAGAAGGACAGGCGAGATGTTAGAACGTGACGTCCAACTTTCCAGCTGTAGCTTTCCGAGCCGAGCCGAGGCACACGGCACAATTACAGTTGAGATATTTATTAAGAGTTCTTGTCTTACACCAACTGCAGCGCGGTATGCGAGTGTTTGGAATACGTTACATTAGTCCGTGACTTTGGATTATGGCAGCGAGAGCCGTGTAAATATTTCCGCGCATAGCCATGACATGCAGCTTCGCGTATGTAATCCTGCTATGACAATGCAGCAATAATGATAGCTATGACGACTCTGTTACATAAGCTGCCACCCGCTCGCCCCTGTGCTTTTATTAAACTGGGCCTCGGTGCTATTTATTGGTGCTCCAGAGGAGAGAAATAGAGAAATAGACACAGCATTACTCTGGAAACCAAAGCTCTCGCTCTCCGCTTTGACAAAACGTGTTTTTGGAGCCAATAATCTGTCAATTCAGTGATGAAATAATAGCTGCTAAGACACCGGCCTTAAGCCAGTTAAGTGGGTCAATATGTCTGTGCTACACACCGCATGCATGAACGccaggagtgaaaaaaaacgGCCCTGCGTCGTTTCGCCGACACCTGGTGGGAAGGCGAGACGGTCTGAGACGCGCCGCTGCACGATTCGACTCGCCGGATCGAGCGTCAGCTGTGTTGAGCTGCGTAAACAGTGATGCGGGAGGCGCTCTGAGGAACGAGCCAAAACATCAGCTGATATTAAAAAGGGtttgttgggcttttttttgtgcttctcACATCATCAGTCTTTTCATGACACCTTTGAAAGACgtctttttctccccccacgTTGTCTTAAAACAGTAGTTCATAAATTCGTAAATAAATGTCTCTtagattcaaaccactgtcaaataaGATCGATTAAGCTAATTGTAATTAATTATCGTCAAGTCTGATGTGCCAGTTATAGGACTTTTTGCCGGTATCCAATATACCaggagtgcttgggccgataaccaAGAAAAGTGGTCAATTAGTTGTTGTAGAGGCCGCTAGCacagaagtcaaggaggtagagGTGTATTTATCGGTAGATCCTGGTGTGTTTGCCAatatccgataatacattttgaagccaatatcgtgcatccccaAGTTTGGCTGACGACAAAGAAAAAGCATCTGCAAAAAGTGTAAGAAGTGAAATCTATTGCCTCCACCTCCTTGTGTGTATactgtgctgccactgtatacacacaaacgctccctcaggcaggtctgatagtactTGCTTGCTCGAGCAGGACGCAGAATA
This Solea solea chromosome 3, fSolSol10.1, whole genome shotgun sequence DNA region includes the following protein-coding sequences:
- the ppp1r12a gene encoding protein phosphatase 1 regulatory subunit 12A isoform X2: MKMADAKQKRNEQLKRWLGSETDQEPPLLKKKKTKVKFDDGAVFLAACSSGDTEEVLRMLERGADINYANVDGLTALHQACIDDNVDMVTFLVEHGASINQPDNEGWIPLHAAASCGYLDIAEYLISQGANVGVVNSEGETPLDIAEEEPMEELLKNEINRQGVDIEAARKEEERIMLRDARQWLNSGQIQDVRHAKSGGTALHVAAAKGYVEVLKLLIQAGYDVNIKDYDGWTPLHAAAHWGKEEACRILVEHLCDMDVMNKMGQTAFDVSDEDVLGYLEELQKKQNLLLSEKKDVKKSPLIETTTTGDNNQSLKPLKSKETLLLEPEKTAPRIETLEPEKVDEEEEGKRDESSCSSEEEEEEDSESETEADKSKPSASVSNSTTPVPTSITATSPTIQTNQVPTPTSPVKKVIQPAGKVSTKVEEERKDESPASWRLGLRKTGSYGALAEITATKEAQREKDTTGVMRSASSPRLSSTLDNKDKEKEKDKSTRLAYVTPNVPRRLASTSDIDEKENRDSTSLIRSGSYTRRRWDDDLKNNSEGSASTNRTSSYQRSTSHTLALGRSGSTRDVPAKSSSTSSLDPNACNTKPWQPPTSYYQSYSIYRSGSFGRRHEDLSSSTTSSSTTTTTSSSVTSPTGHRGLLSSLGSSSTRTGSTSLTSRYWSEERAEREKEKESAAVIPTMNTGSTTTTTSTTTTTGISTTTTTAGTVPTSERRRSYLTPVRDEESESQRKARSRQARQSRRSTQGVTLTDLQEAEKTIGRSRPIKTREEEKEEREKQDKEKQQEEKKETETKEDDYRSKYRSFEERYRSLSSSSTSAISPASTASTPSYSSSTLSSSSSSLHRPNSLSGITSSYSRSSRDTEKEADKKEEEKEGEDKSQPRSIRDRRRPREKRRSTGVSFWTQDGDENDPEQQSDSEESSTNREPQSDRLSRNESTSSMDRNDTLFSRSYESRRPYSSRLDRDDTTDYKKLYEQILAENEKLKAQLRDTDLELADLKLQLEKATQRQERYADRSQLEMEKRERRALERKISEMEEELKMLPDLKSDNQRLKDENGALIRVISKLSK
- the ppp1r12a gene encoding protein phosphatase 1 regulatory subunit 12A isoform X5 — encoded protein: MKMADAKQKRNEQLKRWLGSETDQEPPLLKKKKTKVKFDDGAVFLAACSSGDTEEVLRMLERGADINYANVDGLTALHQACIDDNVDMVTFLVEHGASINQPDNEGWIPLHAAASCGYLDIAEYLISQGANVGVVNSEGETPLDIAEEEPMEELLKNEINRQGVDIEAARKEEERIMLRDARQWLNSGQIQDVRHAKSGGTALHVAAAKGYVEVLKLLIQAGYDVNIKDYDGWTPLHAAAHWGKEEACRILVEHLCDMDVMNKMGQTAFDVSDEDVLGYLEELQKKQNLLLSEKKDVKKSPLIETTTTGDNNQSLKPLKSKETLLLEPEKTAPRIETLEPEKVDEEEEGKRDESSCSSEEEEEEDSESETEADKSKPSASVSNSTTPVPTSITATSPTIQTNQVPTPTSPVKKVIQPAGKVSTKVEEERKDESPASWRLGLRKTGSYGALAEITATKEAQREKDTTGVMRSASSPRLSSTLDNKDKEKEKDKSTRLAYVTPNVPRRLASTSDIDEKENRDSTSLIRSGSYTRRRWDDDLKNNSEGSASTNRTSSYQRSGSFGRRHEDLSSSTTSSSTTTTTSSSVTSPTGHRGLLSSLGSSSTRTGSTSLTSRYWSEERAEREKEKESAAVIPTMNTGSTTTTTSTTTTTGISTTTTTAGTVPTSERRRSYLTPVRDEESESQRKARSRQARQSRRSTQGVTLTDLQEAEKTIGRSRPIKTREEEKEEREKQDKEKQQEEKKETETKEDDYRSKYRSFEERYRSLSSSSTSAISPASTASTPSYSSSTLSSSSSSLHRPNSLSGITSSYSRSSRDTEKEADKKEEEKEGEDKSQPRSIRDRRRPREKRRSTGVSFWTQDGDENDPEQQSDSEESSTNREPQSDRLSRNESTSSMDRNDTLFSRSYESRRPYSSRLDRDDTTDYKKLYEQILAENEKLKAQLRDTDLELADLKLQLEKATQRQERYADRSQLEMEKRERRALERKISEMEEELKMLPDLKSDNQRLKDENGALIRVISKLSK